From Solanum stenotomum isolate F172 chromosome 2, ASM1918654v1, whole genome shotgun sequence:
AGGTTGAGAATTCTTGCCTGTTTTGAGCTTCAAACCAGTAGTAGTATTGGAACCTGTGAAGAACTGTACTAAATTTGAGTCATAAACTCATAATGCATCTAATACTTGATGGAAagatattttaggactaatttTACCAGTTCTGATAATTGAAGGAAATTGATTCTGCCATTGCACATAATTAAAGAGCTGGATACTGACGAGTTACTACTTACACAAACTGTGATTAAGGGTTGCTATGTCTACAAGTGATACCGGCAATAGGCTGAGGATTCATGCTCAAACCTGTGTATTTTTAGTTCTTAACACTGTTTTCTCCTTTTACTTGAAAGGTTTCTATTTTCTACATTTCGCCTGCATTTTGCTCTGAAGCCCTCTCTGTTTCTGGTGCATGCACTGCATTGCATGTTAACTGACTCTGCTAATTGAAAAACTACATTTTTAGTGGGGTTGATTGCTTCAAACAACAATTTGACCATCTCGAGGGGCACAGTGGTAGAGGTGGAAGTACTCTCTTTCCAAGACGATATGCCTCTTTGCCCAGGTGAAATGTCCTTGACCTTCTCTCTTTTGTGTTaaatagtaaatagttgtaatCAATTTCTCTTACCTAAATAGCCTCATTACTATCTGCAGAGAACGAGTTTGTGCTTCCACAGATGAGGAAGCTGATAAGGATGGTGAATTTGAAAGGCATGTTGTGGCTTCTATGGCTCAGAGATGCCTTCCAAGCCCCCCGAGTTCCCCTAAGGTCAAGAAACCGGATATTGCTAATACAGTTGAAGGTCCTACAGAGGCTGGCCATAGTACACCAGCGAATACCGAACGCTGCATGCTAAGAAGTTCTAGTATTAGTTTTTCCAAATGTGTTGGGGCCATATGGGACTGCGAGGTAAGTGTTTTCTGAACTGTGGCctataagaagaaaaaacacacaaaatcaatcaatcaactatgccCCAATCTAAATTAGCTGTGCCTAGGAAAGCCTGTATTGTAAAAATATAGTAACATATAACTCAACCAAAGTATAGGGATTACACCTAACATGCTTGCAAATCACTTCACATATTTCGTTGTTTGAACGaacaatagataaaaaaatatgagcTCTTAAAACCTCGGCAGGAAAATTGATATATgaaatgttcttttttttttttgtcttaaacTTGTTAAATATCCTAATAGTCTCATCCTATGTTGCTCATACTCTCCAAAAATAGTCTCACCCGTGTCGGattcaaaaatacactatttttggcGTATCCGACGCACACCCGtcgatatttttgaagagtccgagcaacacaGATCCCATCTTTGTCCCCCTCCCCCTCCTTATGGGTCGGCATGAAGGTTAGACAGATGGCATAAAATCATGGGTACATTTTATTTCCTTTAGTATTGTTCCTTCCTGTTTTCTCCAAATTCATCCTTTCAACTTTAATTAGCTGCGAAACTGGTTTTTTCTTGAGCCCAgagtctatcggaaacaacttcTGTACCTAGATATAGaggtaaggtttgtgtacactctaccttccccagaccccactttaTAGGACTACAGGGGTAACTTCttgtaaacaattttttttatgattagaGCTTTTAAATGTTTGTATTGAGGGGTGCCCAGAAAATCTGGATGTGAGTTAGTATTATTATTGTGCTTTCCTTCATATATTGCAAATGAAAGGTGCGCGACACTGTAGAATTTGCTGTTACCGTAATACCTGCATTTCCCTCAGGATACAACCTGCAAGCCATATCAAAACGGGATTAATAAATCATCGAAGACAGCTTTATATGCTTGAACATTTTTATTCTGGATGGATAAGGAATTGCTAAATTTCTGGTAAGTGACATACTGATTGCAATGTAATTGCTCATGTACTCGAAATGGAGTCTTGGTTGGTTGTATTGTAAACTATTTAACAGTTTCACTTTGACATCATTACTTACATTATTTGTTCGACTTCAGTTGTCATTATTATACTGATTTCATTAAGACAGTAGATTATTCTGATTGGATTTCAAACATCGTCCTCGTGCCCAAAGAGGGATGGATTGTCTATTTGTTTTATGTCCAGCATCTTCAACTATATTATGCTGTGGTTCAGATGTAATGATCATAACCAGTTGAGCTATTTATTTCCAGcatcttttgtatatattgtaAGTGTTCTTTATCATATGCTTGGTCCACCTTGATAGCACAACTACACCAACCACGCAAATCCTAAGCAAGTTGGGGTCGGCTACGTGAATACCTGGGTCTTCTTAGTCCATAACTTCATGTCTAACTTAACCTAACtcaatctaatttttttttaaaaaatgattatgtGAAGTTGACGAAGAGGGTGCTTTACTTAGTATATATGCGTTTGGTAAATACAAAAATGTTTATAAGTGAAAAAGCAAAAATTGTTCATTCCCAAGTTTAAAAGATTATTCAGCTTATAATAAGCACTTTTGATTTGTCTGGTTTGTTTGATTTCggttttaaggaaaaaaattaaaaaatcgaaccaaataATCTAGGTATTTGTTTTTATATGAATTCAAATTTCTGTCCTTACTTCTACTCTCTTTgttgaaagtcaatttgactaattttaaaattaatttaaattacattaatttgatatccAATTTTCTAATATACCAATAACGATAATTTTCAGTAGTTAGATTCAACCTAAaccttcttaattttttttatgacaaggaaacCCTCAgtcgctaccctttgggtgtgcacagAGTAAAATCcctgctcctatgcaatagctcgcaaaccacataggagaggtaatccgcactaggcaagcccggtatgacgagctcgacccaaaaggcaaacccttgctttcgctggcaaggggttttgaacttgaaacctccaacatggaagtcccaaacattattttttttcaagcttAAGAAATTCCAACAATtgtgttttcaatttttttccaacCACAATCCAAATTATTAAGGATAGACCCTATAGCTCCATGGAACATTACTCAATCAATCAGACCACAAATAAgcaaacaattttaaatttgctGTAACAACATATTTCACTGTTGTGTGCTCATGGACGAAAAAGGAAACGAAGGACGAgaaagaggaggaagagaatGTTCTGGCGGGAAGGCAAAAAAACGTTCAAATTTTGTCTCGTGTAGCACAAGAAATAGAGAGGAGCCAAATCCAGGAATAACAAAGGAGCAGAAAAGATATGAATTTCAATTTCAGGAATCTATTTATTCAATATAATCACTCCTAACAactcatcatattgatatgagatAGGCTAGGCTAGGTTAATACATGTTCAACAAGTTACATATCTGTTGGTTCGAATTCTATCACCAAATCAGCttcttgaattgatttaaaCCTGCTCAAGATGCAGATGATAGGCGTCAAATCGTAGGTTTCCTGCTACTGAGCTTCCGCTAGCCACTTCCATCTAGCTGTCCATGAGAAGCGAGGTGTGCCATGTATTGCTGAACCATCACACACACGAaaagttataaatatataaacgtATGCAAGACATGAAGTTCACGTTATCATTTAACTTTCCAGAATCCGATATGGAATATATGATGAGATGTGAAGCATTTAGTCAATGACATAGCACAGTTTTCCCCCTCGAGAAACTGGGATGATAAGCTCCGTCTTCTTGCCCTCTCCCATATCTTAAAAGATGCAGAGATGCAAATTTCAAACATCCTACACTTTGTAGAGATGACTACTTACAACGTCTCGTTCTATATCTCTCAGACAAATGATTTACTTGCTAGAACTAGCATATGAAAAGAGATTTCGCTTTTATGTATAACAGGAAAAGAATACTGCTATCACATTATGTGAAAAGTAAGTTCGGCATACGAACTATAGTAACAACACGAATATCTCATCATCAACTTACAGCATGATATGCATATGGTGATTTTCCTTGACGTTCAAAATGTTTAGCCAGGACGCACCATTCGACTGGTCCCCATTCTTCCACTTCAAAAACATTCCCCAACGCTGCTTTATATAGCTAAGAATggaaaagaaaagtcaaattcCATAAAAATCAGTAACcggaaagaaagggaaaacCATGATAATCGGAACTTTCCATCATCATGCAATCAGACAGACCTTAGCTGTGTCAGTAAGGAGCTCTGTACCAGCTGGATACGAAGCATAGAATTGGTCAGCTCTCGAGTACCCCGCTCTAGTACTGCAATACGCAAACCGACATAGTGATTAGAAACAACATATCTCTAACTACAGCTGCGTGAGTACCAGAGGTTTGTACAAAGATGCTTTGAAGCCAAGGTATATATCTCGGCGTGTTATAAAAGCAGATTTGCAAAAGATGATTATAACCAGCTATCTAGATTATAATGATCAAACGTTAAATCTATATTAGCAATTCTCCGAAAAAACAGAAAGCTACCAGTTTAACTTCTTAGTGTGGCTAGAAATAAGCAATAAAAACTCATAAACACTCACGTGTTGTTGGTGTATGCATATGTGATGACTGTAACGAAGCAATAGAATCCAGTATAGGACACAATTCTCCGGAACTTTTGGATCTTCAAAATGTCGTTCCATCCTTCATACAGCCGCCACATTTTGTTTTGATCCGCTGAGCACGGAAATACCTTCAACAAAAAAGAAGCTAGTAGCTACATGAATGTTAGACTGAACATGACCTGCCCACTTCCCACCTTCATTAGGATTGGGAAAATTTGATCTCATCAGGGGTCTGAAAGAAGTTTTATCGAATGCGACCTACCAAACCATGAAGACTCAACACAACAAATAATGAGACAAAACTGTAGAGGGTCATTAAAGAACAAGCTTTTCTATAAGGACCATAACCAAATCAGTCAAGAAGGTGCGCGCACTCAAGGGTTTGGCCTAGTAGTCAACAAAGTGAGTTGAGAATCATGAGGTCTCAAGTTTAAATTCCAGCAGAaacaaaaacactaggtgatttatTTTCATCTGTCCTTGCCTTGGTAGACAAAGTTACCTGGTACTTGTTGCTGGTTGGAGGTGCCATGCGACAGGTTTCTCATCGAATCAATCCATGAGTGTGATAGCTGGCCCGGACACCATGGTTATAAGAAAACTAGAAGGATCGTAACCACATTCGTAGGCCGACAATTTTCGGATAGATCAAACTATTGgaagaaaatagaaaaggaaGACAAAGTGGGATCAAAGAAACTAGCGAGGTGATCACTAAATAGATACAAATCGGTGCAAATTCTGACATTTATACGTCTATAAAGCTAGGATTAGGAGCCGGACATACATTTCacctatttctttccttttgataCGAGAAAGACATATGCGATTGGATTAGTACAATTATTGGTAGCATTATAGAGTGATCCAACTCGAATAATACATTTCATCGAACAGGTTGTGTGCATAAGTTCCCATTTcatttttcctaataaaaccACAAGCTAAAATTCATACCAAAGAGGGCCAACTCTCAACTAACAAATACCACAAAATTGGAAAAACTTCAATGGATAACACAGAAAACTACATGAATCAGCCAAATAGAGTAAaaattcacacaaaaaaaataacaccGTGGGATGCAATTCCAAAAAAGGTGTTGATTTTTAGTATCATAACATAATctgaaaaaagttttttaaattcaaattcgcAAGTTTTATTCTTCTTCCGATAATTTCAAGCTTCAGATTATGTTTTGTAGCAATTTGTGCAATGAAATTAGCAATGGCCCAATATTCATAGTTGAGAGAAATTATTGAAGAAATGAGAATTGAGAGTAGAAAGCTTACCGGATTTTCAGCTCCGCCGAAGGGGAAGCGACGCGGCAGATGACAGTATTCAGTATTTCTCTTCGTCTTGAGGAGTTAAAACTATGGGTgtgaaaaattgattttttggtttggtattaTCCTATTTGGTGCAACTCAATtcgaatcaaaataaatttggttccatttggtttttttttttccaatttagtGATTCAGTTATGCAATAATTCGAAacataatgaaaattatatttacaatatatctatatatatatatatatatatataNNNNNNNNN
This genomic window contains:
- the LOC125857255 gene encoding uncharacterized protein LOC125857255 codes for the protein MWRLYEGWNDILKIQKFRRIVSYTGFYCFVTVITYAYTNNTTRAGYSRADQFYASYPAGTELLTDTAKLYKAALGNVFEVEEWGPVEWCVLAKHFERQGKSPYAYHAQYMAHLASHGQLDGSG